A stretch of the Rosa rugosa chromosome 5, drRosRugo1.1, whole genome shotgun sequence genome encodes the following:
- the LOC133711320 gene encoding lactoylglutathione lyase GLX1-like, with protein MRIFVASELLELPKKDKRRLLHAVYRVGDLERTIKFYTEALGMKLLRQRDIPEEKYSNAFLGFGQEETNFVMELTYNYGVIPMILGLSLVTKELGGKITRE; from the coding sequence atgagGATATTTGTTGCTTCGGAGCTTCTGGAATTGCCCAAAAAGGACAAGCGCCGCCTCCTCCACGCCGTGTACCGCGTCGGCGATCTCGAGCGCACCATCAAGTTTTACACTGAGGCTCTTGGGATGAAGCTGTTGCGGCAGAGGGATATTCCGGAAGAGAAGTACTCGAATGCTTTCCTCGGATTCGGGCAGGAAGAAACGAACTTTGTAATGGAGCTCACTTACAATTATGGAGTAATTCCTATGATATTGGGATTGAGTTTGGTTACAAAAGAGCTTGGAGGAAAAATAACAAGAGAGTAG
- the LOC133711318 gene encoding uncharacterized protein LOC133711318: protein MAADIPKKQKLSYAAALTEMSPISFAIADLPSPFFEDGLNSIRISEEPFLRGLERCKTNLIGRVNSPVKTPDLVQQLGQLWSGLDLWTVAPLGRGFFMLQFKNLVDMQLVWSSGTVRLNSGMLRLIKWSPDFSPSTYRNTFAQVWVRFWDLGFAYWDQQTLFEIASGIGTPLKLDPRTKNRTVGLFARILVDVDFSQPLHGKLRITRANGEVVVIGVEYESEPDVCTRCGIVGHVAVTCRSKASDDTVVDIQKGRGRSMQRSELKPRRNNRSRKSQHHSKKRDATRRLVSNPVVATPPLVTIESNLRHDVDDMLASSVLNNVDTITAAPIITAVSTFTAIPAMVGLEMVDVPVHHSASSESVPPGFTRMEPDIEIQPASSTSTPEISSVPPPIIMADSNLSDCQMEVRTENLEEGEFTPVLHKKSKKLLKQNEKAKMKIISHKPAGRALLRKGATLKHF, encoded by the coding sequence ATGGCAGCAGACATCCCAAAAAAGCAAAAGCTCTCCTACGCAGCAGCTCTGACTGAGATGTCTCCAATTTCTTTTGCCATCGCTGACCTGCCTTCGCCATTCTTTGAAGATGGGTTGAACTCTATTCGCATCTCTGAAGAACCTTTTCTACGCGGCCTCGAGAGATGCAAAACCAACTTGATTGGTCGAGTTAATTCTCCTGTCAAAACCCCAGATCTTGTACAACAATTGGGGCAACTATGGTCGGGCTTAGATCTCTGGACTGTGGCACCTCTTGGTAGGGGTTTTTTCATGCTCCAGTTCAAAAACTTAGTTGATATGCAGCTCGTCTGGTCGTCGGGGACAGTACGACTAAACTCCGGCATGCTCCGCTTGATTAAATGGTCACCTGATTTCTCTCCATCTACATACAGAAATACCTTCGCACAGGTATGGGTGCGTTTTTGGGATTTAGGTTTTGCCTACTGGGATCAACAAACTCTTTTTGAAATTGCATCGGGCATTGGTACACCCCTAAAACTTGACCCCCGAACCAAGAACCGCACCGTGGGCTTGTTTGCCAGAATTTTAGTAGATGTTGACTTCTCACAGCCTCTTCATGGCAAGCTCAGAATCACTCGGGCTAATGGTGAGGTTGTGGTGATCGGAGTTGAATATGAATCTGAACCTGATGTCTGCACCCGGTGTGGAATAGTTGGCCATGTCGCTGTTACTTGCCGTTCTAAGGCTTCGGACGACACTGTGGTCGATATCCAAAAGGGGCGGGGAAGATCAATGCAGCGATCGGAATTGAAGCCAAGGAGGAATAATCGATCACGCAAGTCACAACATCACTCAAAGAAACGGGATGCAACTAGGAGATTAGTCAGTAATCCTGTGGTTGCCACGCCACCGCTGGTAACCATTGAATCAAATTTAAGGCATGACGTTGACGATATGTTGGCTTCATCTGTTTTGAATAATGTCGATACTATCACAGCAGCTCCAATTATCACTGCAGTTTCAACTTTCACAGCTATTCCAGCTATGGTTGGTCTGGAGATGGTTGATGTGCCCGTGCATCATTCAGCTTCAAGCGAGAGTGTCCCACCTGGTTTTACTAGGATGGAACCGGATATTGAAATCCAACCTGCAAGCTCCACGtcaactccagaaatttcttcAGTTCCTCCACCTATTATCATGGCCGACTCTAATCTTAGTGACTGTCAGATGGAAGTTAGAACTGAGAATTTGGAGGAAGGAGAATTCACACCCGTTCTCCATAAGAAGTCGAAGAAACTGCTGAAGCAAAATGAGaaagcaaaaatgaaaataatctcTCACAAACCTGCGGGACGTGCTCTCCTTCGCAAGGGAGCTACTCTCAAGCATTTCTAA
- the LOC133710954 gene encoding S-adenosylmethionine decarboxylase proenzyme 4, whose translation MALSGFEGFEKRLELHFSGDDPKNVGLGLRLLDFETLDEQILQAVQCTVVSAVANHYFDAYVLSESSLFVYPTKIIIKTCGTTQLLKSVAPLLHHASSLGLTLTSCRYTRGNFIFPAAQPFPHDSFQNEVVYLEDSLPDSLCYRKASVMPSKTPSHSWHVFSASTEATSYPLNGDVMYTIEICMTELDRDLARSFFQRPGDGKNGDTAGKEMTEITGIGEIIPGALICDFAFDPCGYSMNGIDGDRHSTIHVTPEDGFSYASYECVGSVYDCDDVVRVLKRVFKVFRPATMSVSTTCASHEVWTLVAGALEPLGMKCRSCAVDEFPAAGNVVYQTFTARRNK comes from the coding sequence ATGGCACTCTCTGGTTTCGAAGGCTTCGAGAAGCGTCTGGAGCTCCACTTCTCCGGGGACGACCCTAAAAATGTAGGGCTCGGCCTGAGACTCCTCGACTTCGAGACCTTGGACGAGCAAATCCTACAGGCCGTGCAGTGCACGGTGGTCTCCGCCGTAGCGAATCACTACTTCGACGCCTACGTGTTGTCGGAGTCGAGTCTCTTTGTTTACCCTACCAAGATCATCATCAAAACATGTGGGACCACTCAGCTCCTGAAGTCAGTGGCGCCGCTGCTCCACCACGCGTCGAGCCTGGGCCTCACTCTCACCTCCTGTCGCTACACCAGGGGTAACTTTATCTTCCCCGCCGCACAGCCTTTTCCCCACGACAGCTTCCAAAACGAGGTCGTTTACCTGGAAGACTCCCTCCCTGACAGCCTCTGCTACCGGAAGGCCTCCGTCATGCCCTCCAAAACCCCATCACACTCGTGGCACGTGTTTTCTGCTTCAACCGAAGCGACGTCGTATCCCCTCAACGGCGACGTAATGTACACCATTGAAATATGCATGACGGAGCTGGACCGTGACCTGGCGCGGAGCTTTTTCCAGCGGCCGGGAGATGGAAAGAACGGTGACACCGCCGGAAAAGAGATGACGGAGATCACCGGAATTGGAGAAATCATTCCCGGTGCTTTGATCTGCGACTTTGCTTTCGACCCGTGCGGGTACTCCATGAATGGTATCGATGGCGATCGGCACTCCACCATTCACGTAACTCCGGAGGACGGGTTTAGTTACGCGAGCTATGAGTGCGTGGGGTCGGTGTACGACTGCGACGACGTCGTTCGGGTGCTGAAGAGGGTGTTCAAGGTGTTCCGGCCGGCCACCATGTCGGTATCCACCACGTGCGCGAGCCACGAGGTGTGGACGCTCGTCGCCGGGGCTCTGGAGCCGCTAGGAATGAAGTGCCGGAGTTGCGCCGTGGATGAGTTCCCGGCGGCCGGGAACGTGGTGTACCAGACGTTCACGGCTCGCCGGAATAAGTAG